The Fervidibacillus albus genome contains a region encoding:
- a CDS encoding YjiH family protein translates to METKTSLSTVLTFLVPSLVGIFLFMFPISVDDQFTIPIAVFSQFLQSALYGIIPLVMLNLITMTFIGTILTKIAYPNWIVQSPFWNNLLNVSFVWGVVRTLAVLFAYMTYFRVGPEAIWSENTGGLLLGDDGLLSTLFSVFFFAGLLLPLLLNFGLLEFFGALLTKVMRPLFKLPGRSSIDALASWLGDGTIGVLLTSKQYEGGFYTKKEAAIIGTTFSVVSITFSLVVISAVGLEDLFVPFYLTVLLAGFVAALIMPRIPPLSKKSNSYISGKVPTETEGVPKGYSSIRWGWVCALKQAEKSKGIQSFFVEGGKNILDMWLGVAPVVMAIGTVALIIAEYTPFFQWIGLPFIPLLEVMQVPEAAAASETMLIGFTDMFLPSIIASEIESEMTRFIIASLSVTQLIYLSEVGGLLLGSKVPVNFTDLVIIFLERTMITLPIIVLISHLLF, encoded by the coding sequence ATGGAAACAAAAACATCATTATCAACCGTGCTAACATTTCTGGTGCCATCTCTAGTCGGTATTTTTTTATTTATGTTTCCAATTTCTGTAGATGATCAATTTACGATACCGATCGCAGTTTTTTCACAGTTTTTGCAATCCGCTTTATACGGAATCATTCCATTGGTCATGTTAAATCTTATTACGATGACGTTCATCGGTACAATATTGACGAAAATTGCATATCCCAATTGGATCGTCCAATCCCCTTTCTGGAACAATTTACTCAACGTTTCATTCGTTTGGGGGGTTGTTCGGACACTCGCTGTTTTATTCGCTTATATGACCTATTTTCGCGTCGGCCCGGAAGCGATTTGGTCAGAAAATACGGGCGGGTTGCTTCTCGGGGATGATGGGCTTTTATCAACCCTTTTTTCCGTCTTCTTTTTTGCAGGGTTGCTTCTGCCATTATTATTAAATTTCGGGTTGCTTGAATTTTTCGGTGCATTGCTAACGAAGGTGATGCGACCGCTCTTCAAATTGCCTGGCCGTTCGTCCATCGATGCCCTCGCATCTTGGCTCGGAGACGGAACAATTGGGGTTTTATTAACGAGCAAACAATACGAAGGTGGTTTTTATACGAAAAAGGAGGCGGCGATTATCGGCACGACCTTTTCCGTCGTATCGATTACATTTAGCTTAGTTGTCATATCTGCCGTCGGATTGGAGGATTTATTCGTTCCCTTTTACTTGACCGTTTTGCTTGCTGGTTTTGTCGCTGCCCTCATTATGCCGAGAATCCCTCCTTTATCAAAAAAATCAAACAGTTACATTAGCGGGAAAGTGCCGACCGAAACGGAAGGAGTTCCAAAGGGGTATTCATCGATTCGATGGGGATGGGTATGTGCGTTGAAACAGGCAGAAAAAAGCAAGGGGATTCAATCGTTTTTCGTAGAAGGTGGTAAAAACATTCTCGATATGTGGCTCGGAGTCGCACCCGTCGTCATGGCCATTGGAACGGTCGCCCTCATCATTGCGGAATACACGCCCTTTTTCCAATGGATCGGTCTCCCTTTCATTCCGCTGTTAGAAGTGATGCAAGTACCGGAAGCAGCAGCGGCATCGGAAACCATGCTCATTGGCTTCACCGATATGTTTCTCCCATCGATTATCGCAAGTGAGATTGAAAGTGAAATGACGAGATTTATTATCGCTTCCCTTTCCGTCACCCAATTAATTTATTTGTCGGAAGTGGGCGGATTGCTACTCGGTTCGAAAGTGCCTGTGAATTTTACAGATCTCGTCATTATTTTTCTAGAACGAACGATGATTACTTTGCCGATTATCGTGCTTATTTCCCATTTGTTATTTTAA
- a CDS encoding DUF1648 domain-containing protein, with amino-acid sequence MMGFSLYLIFILLVIITAITPYVTRKTESFGVSVPSDMYNYPQIQRFRKSYLYQSLTIGIFFVVLFLIIETQVKEDVFVLIYSAGIFAYLILTFFVYYKYHKRMKQLKEKENWKEKKKEVVVVDMSFYGKKTTYSNAWFFLPLLITIATALWIFFRYEQIPEQIPMQYNFDGEVVNWVEKSPGTVALFPILQLVLTGLFLFINLVIEKSKQQIDPANPEKSVKQSIIFRRRWSLFTIITGTTIVLLFAMPPLSFLFSINPVVFFIITMGWTFLIIFAALILAVTTGQGGSRVKTTNGNKGELINRDDDRFWKLGQFYFNPEDPAVWVEKRFGVGWTVNFARPIAWITFILIIAIPLFLAIMLT; translated from the coding sequence ATGATGGGATTTTCCTTGTATTTGATCTTTATATTACTCGTCATCATAACAGCAATCACACCGTATGTTACGAGAAAAACGGAAAGTTTCGGGGTATCGGTTCCGTCCGATATGTATAACTACCCACAAATCCAACGATTTCGGAAGAGCTATCTTTATCAATCGTTGACAATCGGTATTTTCTTTGTCGTGCTCTTTCTCATTATTGAAACACAGGTGAAAGAAGATGTATTCGTTCTCATATATTCAGCAGGAATTTTCGCATACCTCATCCTTACTTTCTTTGTGTATTACAAATATCATAAACGAATGAAACAACTGAAAGAAAAGGAAAATTGGAAGGAAAAGAAAAAAGAAGTTGTCGTTGTTGATATGAGTTTCTATGGCAAAAAGACAACGTATTCGAATGCGTGGTTTTTTCTCCCACTCCTAATAACCATTGCTACGGCATTATGGATTTTCTTTCGTTACGAACAAATTCCCGAACAAATTCCGATGCAGTATAATTTTGATGGAGAAGTTGTCAATTGGGTGGAAAAATCACCGGGAACAGTCGCTTTATTTCCCATTCTCCAGTTGGTCTTAACCGGTTTATTCTTGTTTATTAACTTGGTTATCGAGAAAAGTAAGCAACAAATTGATCCAGCCAATCCGGAAAAATCGGTAAAACAAAGCATAATATTCAGAAGACGTTGGTCATTGTTTACAATCATTACCGGAACGACGATCGTCCTCTTGTTTGCAATGCCACCCCTTTCTTTTTTGTTCTCGATAAATCCAGTTGTATTTTTTATCATTACGATGGGATGGACATTCTTAATCATTTTCGCCGCTCTCATATTGGCGGTGACAACGGGTCAAGGTGGTAGCCGGGTTAAAACGACGAACGGGAACAAGGGAGAATTGATTAATAGAGATGACGACCGATTTTGGAAATTAGGGCAATTTTATTTTAATCCGGAAGACCCAGCCGTTTGGGTGGAAAAACGATTCGGTGTCGGATGGACGGTCAACTTTGCAAGGCCGATTGCGTGGATCACGTTCATCCTCATTATTGCCATTCCCCTTTTCCTCGCGATAATGTTAACGTAA
- a CDS encoding L-threonine 3-dehydrogenase: protein MKRILITGALGQIGSELVAQLRKEYGTDHVVATDIRRTENEVGIGGPFELLDVLDGKKMVEIAKKYQVDTIIHLAALLSATAEKNPLLAWNINMGGLVNALEVARELQLQFFTPSSIGAFGPSTPKDNTPQDTIQRPNTMYGVNKVAGELLCDYYFQKFGVDTRGLRFPGLISYVTPPGGGTTDYAVEIYYEAVKRKKYTSFIDKGTYMDMMYMPDAIRAIIQLMEADPTKLIHRNAFNVTAMSVAPEHFEAEIQKHIPEFVLEYDVDPARQRIAESWPNSIDTTAAKQEWGFHTEYDLSKMTKDMLEKLQAKYMKN, encoded by the coding sequence ATGAAACGAATTTTAATAACGGGTGCTTTAGGGCAAATCGGATCCGAATTGGTTGCACAATTACGAAAAGAATATGGGACAGATCACGTCGTGGCAACCGATATTCGAAGGACGGAAAACGAGGTAGGCATAGGAGGTCCTTTCGAATTGCTGGACGTTTTGGATGGCAAAAAGATGGTAGAGATTGCCAAAAAATATCAAGTGGATACAATCATCCATTTAGCTGCATTATTGTCTGCGACAGCGGAAAAAAATCCGCTTCTTGCATGGAACATTAACATGGGTGGACTGGTCAATGCTTTAGAAGTAGCCAGGGAATTACAGTTGCAATTTTTCACACCGAGTTCGATCGGTGCCTTTGGGCCATCGACGCCGAAAGATAATACACCTCAGGATACGATTCAAAGGCCGAACACGATGTATGGGGTAAATAAAGTAGCAGGAGAATTACTTTGTGATTATTATTTTCAAAAATTCGGTGTCGACACGAGGGGCCTCCGCTTTCCAGGGTTGATTTCCTATGTTACACCCCCAGGAGGCGGTACGACCGATTATGCGGTGGAAATATATTACGAAGCGGTAAAAAGGAAAAAATATACCTCTTTTATAGACAAAGGTACATATATGGACATGATGTATATGCCTGATGCAATTCGAGCGATTATCCAACTGATGGAGGCAGACCCTACGAAACTCATTCACCGGAACGCCTTTAATGTAACGGCAATGAGTGTCGCACCGGAACATTTTGAAGCAGAAATACAAAAACATATTCCGGAATTTGTTTTGGAATATGATGTGGATCCGGCTAGACAGCGAATCGCGGAAAGCTGGCCAAATTCCATCGATACGACTGCCGCTAAGCAAGAATGGGGATTTCATACCGAGTATGATTTATCAAAAATGACAAAGGATATGTTGGAAAAACTACAGGCAAAATATATGAAAAATTAA
- a CDS encoding YojF family protein has protein sequence MQPIDKRVVQNCLDALSKKDVYIHLETTNGAYASHKDESFLNASTFIRNAKIQFSLGKVTGDGPFRIGLKLNEGWVYGEGLTHFEIDEMGRLLMAGLNAKGQLAIAFELSEIPFDS, from the coding sequence ATGCAACCGATTGATAAACGGGTCGTGCAAAATTGCCTCGATGCCCTATCGAAAAAAGACGTATATATTCATTTGGAAACGACAAACGGTGCTTATGCATCTCATAAAGATGAGTCTTTTTTGAATGCGAGCACTTTTATTCGAAATGCAAAAATTCAGTTTTCTTTAGGAAAAGTTACTGGAGATGGTCCGTTCCGTATCGGATTAAAACTCAATGAAGGATGGGTTTACGGGGAAGGGCTCACCCATTTTGAAATCGATGAAATGGGACGATTATTAATGGCAGGATTAAATGCGAAGGGTCAGTTGGCAATCGCCTTTGAACTAAGCGAAATACCATTTGATTCCTAA
- a CDS encoding GntR family transcriptional regulator, whose amino-acid sequence MIMTLDFQSDFPIYKQIRNQIIEGIAKGLLKPGDPLPSVRMLAQDLSVNMHTINKAYQLLKQEGFIQIHRQRGVVINPDGFPKITDDYLAILQESLRPLIGESVCRGMKEEAFLDRCRKLFQQMEKGGEGQ is encoded by the coding sequence ATGATTATGACCCTCGATTTTCAGTCGGATTTCCCAATATATAAACAAATTAGAAATCAAATTATCGAAGGAATTGCGAAAGGCCTTTTAAAACCGGGGGATCCCCTTCCTTCCGTTCGTATGCTCGCGCAAGATTTAAGCGTGAATATGCATACGATCAACAAAGCGTACCAATTATTAAAGCAGGAAGGTTTTATTCAAATTCATCGACAAAGGGGCGTCGTCATCAATCCGGACGGGTTTCCGAAAATCACCGACGATTATTTGGCAATTTTGCAAGAAAGTTTACGTCCGCTGATTGGGGAATCGGTTTGTAGGGGGATGAAAGAAGAAGCATTTCTTGATCGATGCCGAAAATTGTTTCAACAAATGGAAAAAGGAGGAGAAGGACAATGA
- a CDS encoding SCP2 sterol-binding domain-containing protein: protein MGNVDNASVKDLWVTISHTLNENPELYNDLHAVYQFELKEEDKTETYQLSFRDGKVEWSEGSEKEADVVLEMTEADFKKFSVGQLKGMSAFLTGKLKLKGNISLAMKLEKLLNRYEL, encoded by the coding sequence ATGGGAAATGTTGATAATGCGTCCGTAAAGGATCTATGGGTAACCATCTCTCATACGTTAAATGAGAATCCCGAACTATATAACGATCTCCATGCTGTGTATCAATTCGAATTAAAGGAAGAAGATAAAACGGAAACGTATCAATTGTCGTTTCGTGATGGAAAAGTAGAGTGGTCAGAAGGAAGCGAAAAAGAAGCGGATGTCGTATTGGAAATGACAGAGGCTGATTTTAAAAAATTTTCAGTTGGACAACTGAAAGGTATGTCCGCATTTTTGACAGGTAAATTAAAACTGAAAGGAAATATTTCCCTCGCGATGAAATTGGAGAAATTACTAAACCGGTACGAATTATAA
- the bshB2 gene encoding bacillithiol biosynthesis deacetylase BshB2, whose amino-acid sequence MQKERHILVVFPHPDDEAFGVSGTIASHVQNGTPVTYACLTLGEMGRNLGNPPFATRESLPKIRKKELMDSAKALGIQDLRMLGFRDKTVEFVDEKSLADLIYGMILELNPSLVISFYPGYSVHPDHDATGRAVVQAVERLTKPLRPKLYCVAFSNNCEKELGNPDVIVDVSSVTEQKLAAIRAHRTQTALFYDDLSKKLAKNDPDALKWLQYERFWTYKWND is encoded by the coding sequence TTGCAAAAAGAAAGACATATACTCGTCGTATTTCCCCATCCCGATGATGAAGCATTCGGAGTTTCGGGAACGATTGCTTCCCACGTTCAAAATGGGACCCCAGTTACCTATGCTTGTCTCACTTTAGGAGAAATGGGGCGAAATCTCGGTAATCCCCCCTTTGCAACGCGGGAGTCTTTACCGAAAATTCGAAAAAAAGAATTAATGGACTCAGCAAAAGCTTTAGGTATTCAAGATTTAAGAATGCTAGGATTTCGGGATAAAACGGTTGAGTTTGTGGATGAAAAATCTTTGGCGGACTTGATTTACGGAATGATTCTCGAACTGAATCCGTCTCTCGTCATTAGTTTCTATCCTGGATATTCCGTTCATCCCGATCACGATGCTACCGGACGTGCTGTCGTTCAAGCAGTGGAGCGGCTGACGAAGCCACTCCGTCCGAAACTTTATTGTGTCGCCTTTTCTAACAATTGCGAAAAGGAATTGGGGAATCCGGATGTTATAGTGGACGTATCCTCGGTAACAGAACAAAAATTGGCAGCAATCCGAGCCCATCGCACACAAACCGCCCTTTTTTACGATGATTTATCTAAAAAATTGGCGAAAAATGATCCGGATGCTTTGAAATGGCTTCAATATGAACGGTTTTGGACTTATAAATGGAATGATTAA
- a CDS encoding CPBP family intramembrane glutamic endopeptidase yields MMMMQKSWKSFFLYFGIGIISIATIYPVQKRAIVMAIENENVQLSLPVEVVTILSLMNPLFLLVIGLLLGMFLADKVQLTSFLFRNWEKGSFLTGLTKGWKQGIGSGLALGIFMISFDVLLRPWLPEVFQSSFEQPQLYDLLMAILYGGIVEEIMMRWGLMTLFVFFIWKLFFRRKSTPPKYAYIIAIVASAFFFSIGHYGATATLTEMTPLVWIRMFILNGAGGIVFGWLYWKFQLETAMIAHIFTHITMFIITMILSII; encoded by the coding sequence ATGATGATGATGCAAAAATCATGGAAAAGTTTTTTCCTATACTTCGGAATCGGGATTATAAGTATCGCTACGATTTATCCGGTGCAAAAGAGAGCAATTGTAATGGCAATTGAAAACGAAAATGTCCAGTTAAGTTTACCGGTGGAAGTCGTCACGATCTTATCGTTAATGAACCCTCTTTTCTTATTGGTGATCGGTTTATTACTTGGTATGTTTTTAGCGGATAAAGTTCAATTAACATCGTTTCTTTTCCGAAATTGGGAAAAAGGTTCCTTTTTAACTGGATTGACGAAAGGATGGAAACAAGGAATCGGAAGCGGATTGGCTTTAGGTATATTTATGATTAGCTTTGACGTACTCCTTCGCCCGTGGTTGCCAGAAGTATTTCAAAGTTCTTTTGAACAACCCCAACTATACGACCTTTTAATGGCGATTCTTTACGGCGGAATTGTCGAAGAGATAATGATGAGATGGGGATTGATGACACTATTCGTATTTTTCATTTGGAAATTGTTTTTTCGTAGGAAATCAACCCCACCGAAGTATGCTTATATAATAGCCATTGTTGCCAGTGCATTTTTCTTTTCCATCGGCCATTATGGAGCGACGGCTACACTTACGGAAATGACACCACTCGTTTGGATTCGGATGTTTATCCTAAATGGTGCAGGCGGTATCGTATTCGGATGGTTATACTGGAAGTTCCAGTTGGAAACGGCAATGATTGCCCATATATTTACCCATATAACGATGTTTATTATAACGATGATTCTTTCGATTATTTAA
- the pdxK gene encoding pyridoxine/pyridoxal/pyridoxamine kinase — translation MGLKKTLTLAGSDTSGGAGIQADLKTFQEHGVYGMTALTSIVTMDPNNGWKHNVFPIETNAVDRQLETAFSTGIDAMKTGMLGTVEIVELGAKHIDQYQLNNVVIDPVMVCKGEDEVLLPETVDASRELLLPRALITTPNLFEAWQLSKVGPINTIDDMKKAAEKILDLGAKHVVIKGGKQLPHEKAIDLFYDGNEFVLLETEKMNTNYNHGAGCTFAAAITANLALGKSVLDSVVHAKQFVSAAIKNGWKLNSFVGPVMHGAYNRFQGENIEIKQIRA, via the coding sequence TTGGGACTGAAAAAAACATTAACGCTAGCTGGTAGTGATACAAGTGGTGGTGCAGGAATTCAAGCAGATTTAAAAACGTTTCAAGAACATGGAGTATACGGTATGACTGCCCTAACGTCCATTGTAACGATGGATCCGAACAATGGGTGGAAACATAACGTTTTTCCAATAGAAACGAACGCGGTTGATCGCCAGTTGGAAACGGCATTTTCGACGGGCATCGATGCGATGAAAACCGGGATGCTCGGTACGGTAGAAATCGTTGAACTCGGTGCGAAACATATCGATCAATATCAATTGAATAACGTCGTGATCGATCCAGTTATGGTATGCAAAGGGGAAGATGAAGTGTTATTACCCGAAACGGTCGATGCATCTAGAGAACTGCTTCTCCCTCGGGCCCTCATCACAACACCGAATCTGTTTGAAGCATGGCAACTATCGAAAGTCGGTCCGATTAATACGATTGATGATATGAAAAAAGCGGCGGAAAAAATTCTCGATTTAGGGGCAAAACATGTCGTCATTAAAGGTGGAAAACAACTTCCCCACGAAAAGGCGATCGATCTTTTTTATGACGGTAACGAATTCGTCCTTTTGGAAACGGAAAAAATGAACACGAATTATAACCATGGAGCCGGATGTACGTTTGCCGCAGCGATTACTGCGAATTTGGCCCTCGGAAAATCCGTCCTCGATTCAGTCGTTCATGCGAAACAGTTCGTGTCGGCTGCAATCAAAAATGGGTGGAAACTGAACTCATTCGTCGGACCCGTTATGCACGGCGCATACAATCGTTTTCAAGGGGAAAACATCGAAATCAAACAAATTCGCGCATAA
- a CDS encoding glycine C-acetyltransferase encodes MTSHALQTFLKDNLQDLKDRGLYNEIDPLESANGPVIRIHGKELINLSSNNYLGLATDERLKEVAKDAIDRYGVGAGAVRTINGTLDIHVKLEDTIAKFKGTEAAISYQSGFNCNMAAISAVMDKNDAILSDELNHASIIDGCRLSKAKIIRYNHSDMDDLRKKAKEAKESGNYNKLMVITDGVFSMDGDIAKLPDIVEIAEQFDLMVYVDDAHGSGVLGKGAGTVKHFGLQEKVDFQIGTLSKAIGVVGGYVAGRRELIDWLKVRSRPFLFSTAVTPADAAAATKAIELLMESTELNERLWENGNYLKKGLQQLGYNIGQSETPITPCIIGDEKLTQTFSKRLYEEGVYAKSIVFPTVPRGTGRVRNMPTASHTKEMLDQALAIYEKVGKELGVLS; translated from the coding sequence ATGACGAGTCACGCTTTACAAACCTTTCTTAAAGACAATTTGCAGGATTTGAAAGACCGTGGACTGTACAATGAAATCGACCCGTTGGAAAGCGCGAACGGCCCAGTGATTCGCATCCACGGGAAAGAGTTAATTAACTTATCTTCGAACAACTATTTAGGTTTGGCCACCGATGAACGATTGAAAGAAGTTGCGAAAGATGCGATCGATCGGTACGGTGTCGGTGCCGGTGCTGTTCGAACAATTAATGGAACGTTAGACATCCACGTAAAATTGGAAGATACGATTGCAAAATTTAAAGGAACGGAAGCGGCAATTTCTTATCAATCCGGATTTAACTGTAACATGGCGGCAATTTCTGCGGTAATGGATAAAAACGATGCAATTTTATCCGATGAATTAAACCATGCATCCATCATCGACGGTTGCCGATTGTCAAAGGCAAAAATCATTCGCTATAATCATTCCGATATGGACGATTTACGTAAAAAAGCAAAAGAAGCGAAGGAATCGGGAAATTATAATAAACTGATGGTAATTACCGACGGCGTATTCTCGATGGATGGGGATATCGCCAAACTTCCTGATATCGTTGAAATCGCAGAACAATTCGATTTAATGGTTTACGTCGATGATGCCCACGGTTCGGGTGTTCTTGGGAAAGGTGCAGGAACGGTAAAACATTTCGGCCTCCAGGAGAAAGTCGACTTTCAAATCGGAACTTTATCGAAAGCGATCGGTGTTGTCGGAGGATATGTTGCAGGTAGACGGGAATTAATCGATTGGTTAAAGGTACGATCCCGCCCCTTTTTATTCTCCACCGCTGTTACCCCTGCTGATGCTGCCGCAGCGACGAAAGCAATTGAACTATTAATGGAAAGTACTGAATTAAATGAGCGGTTGTGGGAAAATGGAAATTACTTGAAAAAAGGATTACAACAACTCGGTTACAATATCGGTCAAAGTGAAACACCTATTACCCCGTGTATTATCGGGGATGAGAAGTTGACCCAAACGTTCAGTAAACGGCTGTATGAAGAAGGCGTCTATGCAAAATCAATCGTTTTTCCAACCGTGCCGAGGGGAACCGGCCGAGTTCGGAATATGCCGACTGCTAGCCATACGAAAGAAATGCTCGATCAAGCCCTTGCGATTTATGAAAAGGTCGGAAAGGAACTCGGTGTTCTTTCATAA